From Pandoraea vervacti, the proteins below share one genomic window:
- a CDS encoding 3',5'-nucleoside bisphosphate phosphatase, with product MLNADLHCHSKVSDGTLAPSEVAQLAFEAGVDLWALTDHDEIGGQREARAAAEALGMRYVSGVEISITWANRTVHIVGLNINPDNPTLIDGLAATRGGRAARAQLMSDQLAAAGIPGAYEGALRFVGNPDLISRTHFARFLVEIGKCASVSDVFAKYLSEGRPGYVPHRWATLQDAVQWIRGAGGIAVVAHPGRYKFTPLEFGALFDQFRDLGGEAIEVVTGSHTPEQYREYADVARQYGFLASRGSDFHGPTESRALLGKLPALPDDLTPVWSRWQ from the coding sequence ATGCTCAACGCGGATCTTCATTGTCATTCCAAGGTGTCGGACGGTACCCTGGCGCCCTCCGAAGTGGCGCAGCTCGCCTTCGAGGCCGGCGTCGACCTGTGGGCACTGACAGACCACGACGAGATCGGCGGACAGCGCGAAGCGCGCGCGGCGGCCGAAGCGCTTGGCATGCGTTACGTGAGCGGTGTCGAGATTTCGATTACGTGGGCGAACCGCACGGTGCACATCGTCGGTCTGAACATCAACCCCGACAATCCCACGCTGATCGATGGTCTTGCGGCAACGCGCGGCGGTCGTGCCGCCCGGGCGCAACTGATGAGCGACCAGCTGGCCGCCGCCGGTATCCCCGGCGCTTACGAGGGCGCGCTGCGCTTCGTCGGCAATCCCGATCTGATTTCGCGCACGCATTTCGCGCGATTCCTGGTGGAAATCGGCAAGTGTGCGTCGGTCTCCGACGTGTTCGCGAAGTATCTGTCGGAGGGCCGTCCGGGTTACGTGCCCCATCGCTGGGCGACGCTTCAGGACGCCGTGCAATGGATTAGAGGCGCGGGTGGTATCGCTGTCGTGGCTCACCCCGGGCGTTACAAATTCACACCGCTCGAATTCGGTGCGCTGTTCGATCAGTTTCGCGATCTGGGCGGCGAGGCCATCGAAGTGGTCACCGGCAGTCATACGCCGGAACAATATCGCGAGTATGCCGATGTCGCGCGTCAGTATGGTTTTCTTGCCTCGCGCGGCTCGGATTTCCATGGACCGACCGAGAGCCGCGCGCTGCTCGGCAAATTGCCTGCACTGCCAGACGATCTCACGCCGGTCTGGAGCCGCTGGCAGTAA
- a CDS encoding L-threonylcarbamoyladenylate synthase, with product MSQFFQIHPENPQSRLIKQAAQIIDKGGIVALPTDSSYAIACHIDDKQAVDRLRRIRGLDEKQMLSLLVRDLSELAEFAIVDNRQYRLIKATTPGPYVFILEATKEVPRRLSHPSRKTIGLRVPEHAITLALLEELGQPLLATTLILPNETEPLNDPEEIRERLEKQLDLVIDGGACPKEPSTVVDLTVTPPEVLRRGRGPLTPFGLS from the coding sequence ATGTCGCAATTCTTCCAGATTCACCCGGAAAATCCTCAGTCGCGTCTCATCAAGCAAGCCGCTCAGATCATCGACAAGGGGGGCATCGTTGCGTTGCCGACCGATTCGAGCTACGCGATCGCCTGTCACATCGACGACAAGCAGGCCGTCGATCGTTTGCGCCGCATTCGGGGCCTCGACGAGAAGCAGATGCTCTCGCTGCTCGTGCGCGACCTGTCCGAACTGGCCGAGTTCGCCATCGTCGACAACCGCCAATATCGGTTGATCAAGGCGACTACGCCCGGGCCGTACGTCTTTATCCTGGAAGCGACGAAGGAAGTGCCGCGTCGCCTTTCGCATCCTTCGCGAAAGACCATCGGCCTGCGTGTGCCGGAGCACGCCATTACGCTGGCCTTGCTGGAGGAGTTGGGGCAGCCGCTGCTCGCGACGACGCTGATTCTGCCGAACGAAACGGAGCCGCTCAACGATCCGGAGGAGATCCGCGAGCGCCTGGAAAAGCAACTGGATCTGGTCATCGACGGCGGGGCCTGTCCGAAAGAGCCGTCCACGGTAGTCGATCTGACGGTGACGCCGCCGGAGGTGCTGCGTCGCGGGCGCGGGCCGCTGACACCGTTCGGTCTGTCCTGA
- a CDS encoding site-2 protease family protein, translating to MNADLIQTIAVYALPVLFAITLHEAAHGYVAKHFGDPTAFLMGRVTLNPLKHIDPIGTIVVPLALYFMTSGAFLFGYAKPVPVAFGSLRNPRVDTIWVALAGPVCNFVQAILWVLLGLGLQLAGVREPFFMMMAQAGLVVNLVMCMFNLFPVPPLDGGRVLVSLLPARAAYALSRVEPYGFFIVMALVVSGVLGRVWLWPLIQWGRDVIKWMLTPLLSLVS from the coding sequence ATGAATGCAGACCTGATCCAGACCATTGCGGTCTACGCGCTCCCCGTCCTCTTCGCGATTACGTTGCATGAGGCCGCGCACGGCTATGTCGCGAAGCACTTCGGCGACCCCACGGCATTTCTCATGGGGCGCGTCACGCTCAACCCGCTCAAGCACATCGACCCGATCGGCACGATTGTCGTGCCGCTGGCGCTTTACTTCATGACGAGCGGCGCGTTCCTGTTCGGCTACGCCAAGCCGGTGCCCGTGGCGTTCGGCAGTCTGCGCAATCCGCGCGTCGATACGATCTGGGTGGCCCTGGCCGGGCCGGTCTGCAACTTCGTGCAGGCAATTCTCTGGGTGCTGCTCGGCCTCGGGCTGCAACTCGCGGGCGTTCGGGAGCCTTTCTTCATGATGATGGCGCAGGCGGGCCTCGTGGTGAACCTCGTGATGTGCATGTTCAATCTGTTTCCCGTGCCGCCGCTCGATGGCGGGCGCGTGCTCGTATCGCTGTTGCCGGCGCGCGCGGCCTACGCGCTCTCGCGCGTCGAGCCCTATGGCTTCTTCATTGTGATGGCGCTGGTGGTCAGCGGTGTGCTCGGTCGCGTGTGGCTGTGGCCGCTGATTCAGTGGGGGCGTGATGTGATCAAGTGGATGCTGACCCCGCTGCTCTCGCTGGTTTCCTGA
- a CDS encoding tryptophan--tRNA ligase encodes MYPERVFSGMRPTGRLHLGHYHGVLKNWIQLQSEYPCYFCVVDWHALTTHYETPDVIEQNVWDVLIDWLAAGIDPNQATLFIQSKVPEHAELALLIGMSTPLGWLERVPTYKEQIEKLKEKDLSTYGFLGYPVLMAADILLYRALHVPVGEDQVPHVEMTREIARRFNYLYGREAGFEDKALAAARKLGGKRSKRYLELRNAYQEKGDDEALEQARAMLSESQSLSMGDRERLFGYLEGARKLILVEPQALLTPASRMPGLDGQKMSKSYNNTIGLREDAESITKKVRTMPTDPARVRRTDAGDPDKCPVWQLHQVYSDDDTRDWAEKGCRSAGIGCLECKQPVIEGILREQQPMLERAQKYMDDPSLLRAIVADGCEKARKSAQEIMRDVREAMGLQYS; translated from the coding sequence ATGTACCCCGAACGCGTTTTCTCCGGCATGCGACCGACCGGTCGTTTGCACCTCGGCCATTATCACGGTGTGCTCAAGAACTGGATTCAACTCCAGTCCGAGTATCCCTGCTACTTCTGCGTGGTCGACTGGCACGCGCTCACTACGCATTACGAGACGCCCGACGTCATCGAACAGAACGTATGGGACGTGCTGATCGATTGGCTCGCCGCCGGGATCGATCCGAATCAGGCGACCCTCTTCATCCAGAGCAAGGTGCCCGAGCATGCCGAACTGGCGCTGCTCATCGGCATGAGCACCCCCCTGGGCTGGCTCGAACGCGTGCCGACGTACAAGGAGCAGATCGAGAAGCTCAAGGAAAAGGATCTGTCGACGTACGGTTTCCTCGGTTACCCGGTGCTGATGGCGGCGGATATCCTGCTGTACCGCGCATTGCACGTGCCCGTGGGCGAAGATCAGGTGCCGCACGTGGAGATGACGCGTGAAATCGCGCGCCGCTTCAACTACCTCTATGGCCGCGAAGCGGGCTTCGAAGACAAGGCGCTCGCCGCAGCGCGCAAGCTCGGCGGCAAACGCTCGAAGCGCTATCTCGAACTGCGTAACGCCTATCAGGAAAAGGGGGATGACGAGGCCCTCGAGCAGGCACGCGCCATGCTCTCCGAGTCGCAGTCGTTGTCGATGGGCGATCGCGAACGTCTGTTCGGTTATCTCGAAGGCGCGCGCAAGCTGATTCTCGTGGAACCGCAGGCGTTGCTCACGCCCGCGTCGCGCATGCCGGGTCTGGACGGTCAGAAGATGTCGAAGTCCTATAACAACACCATCGGTCTGCGCGAAGACGCCGAGTCGATCACGAAGAAAGTGCGTACGATGCCGACCGATCCGGCGCGCGTGCGCCGCACCGATGCGGGCGACCCGGACAAGTGCCCGGTATGGCAACTGCATCAGGTCTACAGCGACGACGACACGCGTGACTGGGCCGAGAAGGGCTGCCGTAGCGCCGGCATCGGGTGTCTCGAGTGCAAGCAGCCGGTCATCGAAGGCATTCTGCGCGAGCAGCAGCCGATGCTCGAGCGTGCGCAGAAGTACATGGACGATCCGTCGCTGCTGCGCGCGATCGTCGCCGACGGCTGCGAGAAGGCGCGCAAGTCGGCGCAGGAGATCATGCGAGACGTGCGCGAAGCCATGGGACTTCAGTATTCATGA
- a CDS encoding class I SAM-dependent methyltransferase, translating to MTQAAPASHSAGAPSPWLVRWAHLIAPGARVLDLACGQGRHTRWLIERGAYVTAIDRDTAALATMSTLPNVTTLAADLEGAPWPLPARSTFDAVVVTNYLHRPLFAHIAASVAPGGVLIYETFAQGNEKYGKPSNPAFLLAPGELLDIAREAGLRVAGFEDVTMPAPRAACVQRLCATRAATPGENPGTAALYEATA from the coding sequence ATGACGCAAGCCGCTCCCGCATCGCACAGCGCCGGCGCGCCATCGCCGTGGCTGGTGCGCTGGGCGCATCTCATCGCGCCGGGCGCGCGTGTGCTCGATCTGGCTTGCGGTCAGGGGCGGCACACGCGATGGCTGATCGAGCGGGGGGCGTACGTCACCGCGATCGATCGGGACACGGCTGCGCTTGCCACGATGTCAACGCTACCGAACGTCACGACGCTGGCCGCCGACCTGGAGGGGGCGCCGTGGCCATTGCCGGCGCGCTCGACGTTCGATGCGGTCGTCGTCACAAATTACCTGCACCGTCCTTTGTTTGCGCACATTGCGGCGAGCGTTGCGCCGGGCGGTGTCCTGATTTACGAAACCTTCGCGCAAGGAAACGAAAAGTACGGCAAACCGTCGAATCCCGCGTTTCTGCTGGCGCCGGGCGAATTGCTCGATATCGCGCGCGAGGCGGGGTTGCGGGTCGCGGGTTTCGAGGATGTCACGATGCCGGCGCCGCGCGCGGCGTGTGTGCAACGGCTGTGTGCCACACGTGCGGCGACCCCCGGGGAAAACCCCGGCACTGCGGCGCTGTACGAGGCGACAGCGTAA
- the dapA gene encoding 4-hydroxy-tetrahydrodipicolinate synthase, which produces MTTQTPIQGSIVAIVTPMKEDGSLDREALRNLINWHVDEGTDGIVIVGTSGESPTVNVEEHCELIEIAVQQTAQAGQSRGRKVHVIAGTGGNSTAEAIELTKHAKKVGADASLQVVPYYNKPTQEGQYQHFRAIAEAGELPVILYNVPGRTVADASNETLLRLAQVQGIIGVKDATGNLDRGIDLIRRAPKSFAVYSGDDLTAVALMLMGGRGNISVTANVAPRAMHDLCAAALAGDVAKARELQFQLFELHRAMFVEANPIPVKWALQKMGMIASGIRLPLTPLAQPYQDTVLQALKSANIAVV; this is translated from the coding sequence ATGACTACCCAAACCCCGATTCAAGGCAGTATCGTCGCGATTGTCACGCCGATGAAAGAGGACGGCAGCCTTGACCGTGAAGCACTGCGCAACCTGATCAACTGGCACGTCGACGAAGGCACGGACGGTATCGTCATCGTGGGCACGTCCGGCGAGTCGCCGACGGTCAACGTGGAAGAACACTGCGAGCTCATCGAGATCGCCGTCCAGCAAACGGCGCAAGCCGGTCAGTCGCGCGGCCGCAAGGTACACGTGATCGCCGGCACTGGCGGCAACTCCACGGCGGAAGCCATCGAGTTGACGAAGCACGCGAAAAAGGTGGGCGCCGATGCTTCGCTGCAGGTAGTTCCCTATTACAACAAGCCGACGCAGGAAGGCCAGTACCAGCACTTCCGCGCCATTGCGGAAGCCGGCGAGCTTCCGGTCATCCTCTATAATGTGCCCGGCCGTACTGTGGCGGACGCGAGCAACGAAACGCTGCTGCGTCTGGCGCAGGTGCAGGGCATTATCGGCGTGAAAGACGCCACGGGTAATCTGGATCGCGGCATCGACCTGATCCGGCGCGCCCCGAAGAGCTTCGCCGTGTATAGCGGCGACGACCTGACTGCCGTTGCGCTCATGCTCATGGGCGGTCGGGGTAATATCTCGGTCACCGCCAACGTGGCACCGCGTGCGATGCACGATCTGTGCGCGGCGGCGCTGGCCGGCGATGTGGCCAAGGCACGTGAACTGCAATTCCAGTTGTTCGAACTGCATCGTGCCATGTTCGTCGAAGCCAATCCGATCCCCGTGAAATGGGCGCTGCAAAAGATGGGCATGATCGCGTCGGGCATCCGCCTGCCGCTCACGCCGCTGGCGCAGCCGTATCAGGACACGGTGCTCCAAGCCCTCAAGTCGGCCAACATCGCCGTTGTCTAA